The following proteins are co-located in the Agromyces laixinhei genome:
- a CDS encoding Rv2578c family radical SAM protein, with translation MRWSGQELGVEQSGVLPGLAKLNNLVRSVQTPEFAGVTFHEVLAKSALNRVPGQSAMPFGWTINPYRGCTHACTYCLHPDTLITMADGRERPLRSVEVGDEVLGTRVHGRYRRYTTSRIVAKWATRKPAFRVTLADGTRLVASGDHRFLTVRGWKHVTGRMSGSSRRPYLTTSNSLMGFGNRGREVSPDAFSEEYKRGYLAGMIRGDGMMLRRTYTRSGGGEYVASQVGSAVKTASDLQVIAIDPLDEVVDMLDLTTTTGDFIANGVVSHNCFARPTHTYLDLDAGADFDRQIIVKVNVAEVVRRELAKSAWRHEPVALGTNTDPYQRAEGRYALMPGIIEALASSGTPFSILTKGTLLRRDLPLLVDAASHVPVDIAMSIAIYDDELQQSIEPGTPSTRARLATVSAVRDAGFDCSVFLMPILPHLTDTKAHLDEALRSAKSAGATSVLYSALHLRGAVKPWFMQWLGREHPELVPQYRSMYYGSNAYAPKAYRQWLGERIRPLISAHGLERGREDPVTGGVRSSALARGPATWRGARASRRPGSDGVAVRTELPDALNLPHDPSALF, from the coding sequence ATGCGGTGGAGCGGGCAGGAACTGGGCGTCGAGCAGTCGGGCGTGCTGCCCGGGCTCGCGAAACTCAACAATCTCGTGCGTTCGGTACAGACGCCGGAGTTCGCCGGCGTCACCTTCCACGAGGTGCTCGCGAAGTCCGCGCTCAATCGCGTTCCCGGCCAATCAGCGATGCCGTTCGGTTGGACCATCAATCCCTATCGGGGTTGCACGCACGCCTGCACCTACTGCCTGCACCCTGACACGCTCATCACGATGGCCGACGGACGAGAGCGGCCGCTGAGGTCGGTGGAGGTTGGCGACGAAGTGCTCGGCACGCGCGTCCACGGTCGGTATCGGCGATATACGACATCGAGGATCGTCGCGAAGTGGGCGACACGAAAGCCGGCGTTCAGAGTCACGCTGGCCGACGGTACGCGGCTCGTTGCGAGCGGCGACCATCGCTTCCTCACGGTGCGAGGGTGGAAGCACGTGACGGGCCGGATGTCGGGAAGCTCCCGACGCCCCTATCTGACGACCTCGAACTCGCTGATGGGATTCGGAAACCGCGGCAGAGAGGTGTCGCCGGACGCGTTCTCCGAGGAGTACAAGCGTGGCTACCTCGCCGGGATGATCCGCGGCGACGGCATGATGCTGCGACGAACCTACACGCGCTCCGGAGGCGGCGAGTACGTGGCCAGCCAAGTGGGTTCTGCTGTGAAGACCGCGAGCGACCTGCAGGTCATCGCGATCGATCCGCTCGACGAGGTCGTCGACATGCTCGACCTCACCACCACCACTGGGGACTTCATCGCGAACGGAGTCGTCAGTCACAACTGCTTCGCCCGACCGACGCACACCTATCTCGACCTCGACGCCGGCGCTGACTTCGACCGGCAGATCATCGTGAAGGTCAATGTCGCCGAGGTCGTGCGTCGCGAGCTCGCGAAATCGGCCTGGCGACATGAGCCGGTCGCGCTCGGCACGAACACCGACCCCTACCAGCGCGCCGAGGGGCGCTATGCGCTCATGCCGGGCATCATCGAGGCGCTCGCCTCGAGCGGCACGCCGTTCAGCATTCTCACGAAGGGCACGCTGCTGCGGCGCGATCTGCCGCTGCTCGTCGACGCCGCGTCGCACGTTCCCGTCGACATCGCGATGTCGATCGCGATCTACGACGACGAACTGCAGCAGTCGATCGAACCGGGCACCCCCAGCACGAGGGCGCGGCTGGCGACGGTCTCGGCCGTGCGCGATGCCGGCTTCGACTGCTCCGTGTTCCTGATGCCGATCCTGCCCCACCTCACCGACACGAAGGCCCATCTCGACGAGGCGTTGCGTTCGGCGAAGTCGGCAGGAGCCACGAGCGTGCTCTACTCGGCGCTCCATCTTCGCGGCGCGGTGAAACCGTGGTTCATGCAGTGGCTGGGGCGCGAGCACCCCGAGCTCGTTCCGCAGTACCGATCCATGTACTACGGCTCGAACGCGTACGCACCGAAGGCCTATCGGCAGTGGCTGGGCGAACGCATTCGCCCGCTGATCAGTGCGCACGGTCTCGAGCGCGGTCGCGAAGATCCGGTCACCGGGGGAGTACGGTCGTCGGCGCTCGCGCGCGGTCCGGCGACGTGGCGCGGCGCCCGAGCCTCTCGGCGACCTGGCTCCGACGGGGTCGCCGTCCGGACCGAACTCCCCGACGCCCTGAACCTTCCGCACGATCCGTCGGCACTGTTCTGA
- a CDS encoding sensor histidine kinase: MTLGLPGHLARESLSRALRNAGHCAAFACLGMAAALVAVVSLLQDRSDRWIGFALAVGMMVLLALVARYATVTLTVVYLVAGAGALLALTVLVLRSGEFPSTNNAVLALVGVALLLVGGAGNGSTIAIIWATLGFALGQVAMLVGAVVTGGVFMSNAATCFAFVVVVIVRVFDGLTRRAGMRRETGLHRASQQTRELAIRHDYELRATARLHDTALSHLVAIAAAGSGPVDERLRAGIRQDLGLVVGRDWAIDHASSGEAGDREGVGGAKALGERQLDDDDGHPPAESDVPPLDHSFTAAENAGLRVRVTGDVAVLGTLGPRRAAALDAAVAQCLINVARHSGVDEAELALGLGGGEVTIAVMDSGIGFDEAQVAPDRIGLRTSIRARIEQEHGTVRLWSSRGIGTTVVLTVPEGGA, encoded by the coding sequence ATGACCCTGGGGTTGCCGGGACACCTTGCGAGGGAATCGCTCAGCAGGGCGCTCCGCAACGCAGGGCACTGCGCGGCATTCGCCTGCCTCGGTATGGCCGCAGCACTCGTTGCCGTCGTCTCGCTGCTGCAGGATCGTTCCGACCGCTGGATCGGGTTCGCGCTCGCCGTCGGCATGATGGTGCTGCTCGCACTCGTCGCCCGGTACGCCACGGTCACGCTGACCGTCGTCTATCTCGTCGCCGGCGCCGGTGCTCTGCTCGCCCTCACCGTGCTCGTGCTGCGCAGTGGCGAGTTCCCGTCGACGAACAACGCGGTGCTCGCTCTCGTGGGAGTCGCGCTGCTGCTCGTCGGCGGAGCCGGAAACGGTTCGACGATCGCGATCATCTGGGCGACGCTCGGCTTCGCCCTCGGCCAGGTCGCGATGCTCGTCGGAGCCGTCGTGACGGGCGGAGTGTTCATGTCGAACGCCGCCACGTGCTTCGCCTTCGTGGTGGTGGTCATCGTGCGTGTCTTCGACGGTCTCACTCGCCGCGCCGGCATGCGTCGCGAAACCGGGTTGCACCGTGCCAGCCAGCAGACACGAGAACTCGCGATCCGGCACGACTACGAGCTCCGCGCCACGGCGCGGCTGCACGACACCGCGCTCAGTCATCTCGTGGCGATCGCGGCCGCGGGCTCCGGCCCGGTCGATGAGCGGTTGCGAGCGGGCATCCGTCAGGATCTCGGTCTCGTCGTCGGTCGCGACTGGGCGATCGACCATGCGTCGAGCGGCGAGGCCGGCGACCGCGAGGGGGTGGGGGGCGCGAAGGCGCTCGGCGAGCGGCAACTCGATGACGATGACGGACATCCGCCCGCAGAATCCGACGTGCCCCCGCTCGACCATTCGTTCACCGCGGCGGAGAACGCGGGCCTCAGGGTGCGGGTCACCGGCGATGTCGCGGTGCTCGGCACACTGGGGCCGCGCCGTGCCGCCGCACTCGACGCCGCGGTGGCGCAATGCCTGATCAACGTCGCGAGGCATTCCGGCGTCGACGAGGCGGAGCTCGCCCTCGGCCTCGGCGGTGGAGAGGTGACCATTGCCGTCATGGACAGCGGTATCGGATTCGATGAGGCTCAGGTCGCCCCCGATCGCATCGGGCTGCGCACGTCGATACGTGCCCGCATCGAACAGGAGCACGGGACGGTTCGGCTCTGGTCGTCGAGGGGCATCGGCACGACCGTCGTGCTGACGGTTCCCGAGGGCGGCGCATGA
- a CDS encoding trypsin-like serine protease: protein MTRKFWEGGLNVEPAVAAEQNHRNLEQEESHLRRIARGGITALIAALLVVLFGASQPAQALSYGYFAGHPLYRGSEPWCTGGWTIQGTSGTFILTAGHCFGVGERVSGTAVPFGTMAYRKFNGTEGDSGLIRPDAGVTMYQIVVDPRTGQTPPGTNGRVTGKMPNYEQTNGTLVGKMGITTGRTEGTIQYRYPRNGVYVYCATYARAGGDSGGPVWRNDSQGLRAVGMHVGSIVYNGATLGCYYPIDTLLSQWGASMNFFPSARMQAPSGDLMPPSESTDFPPIVTDADGAVWSND from the coding sequence TTGACACGTAAGTTTTGGGAGGGCGGGCTCAATGTCGAGCCTGCCGTAGCGGCGGAGCAGAACCATCGAAATCTTGAACAAGAGGAGTCCCACTTGCGGAGGATAGCCAGGGGAGGCATCACTGCCCTGATTGCAGCGCTTCTGGTCGTCCTATTCGGAGCTTCACAGCCTGCTCAAGCACTGTCTTATGGCTACTTTGCCGGCCACCCGCTTTACCGGGGTTCCGAGCCGTGGTGCACTGGCGGTTGGACCATTCAGGGCACAAGCGGCACGTTCATCCTGACTGCCGGCCATTGCTTCGGGGTAGGAGAACGGGTGTCCGGGACCGCCGTCCCTTTCGGCACGATGGCGTACCGAAAGTTCAACGGCACCGAGGGCGACTCCGGGCTCATCCGACCTGACGCCGGTGTCACGATGTACCAGATAGTGGTTGACCCGCGGACGGGACAAACTCCTCCTGGGACCAATGGACGCGTGACCGGGAAGATGCCCAACTATGAGCAGACGAACGGCACACTGGTCGGCAAGATGGGCATCACGACCGGTAGGACTGAAGGGACGATCCAATACCGGTATCCACGGAACGGAGTCTATGTCTACTGCGCAACGTACGCTCGAGCGGGAGGAGACTCCGGCGGGCCCGTTTGGCGGAATGATAGCCAAGGCTTGCGCGCTGTTGGCATGCATGTCGGGTCGATCGTTTACAACGGTGCCACCCTCGGGTGCTACTACCCCATTGACACGCTTCTGAGTCAGTGGGGTGCGAGCATGAACTTCTTCCCGAGCGCCCGCATGCAGGCTCCATCGGGCGACCTGATGCCTCCAAGCGAAAGCACCGACTTTCCGCCGATCGTCACAGACGCCGATGGTGCGGTCTGGAGCAACGACTAG